The following are from one region of the Biomphalaria glabrata chromosome 4, xgBioGlab47.1, whole genome shotgun sequence genome:
- the LOC106070346 gene encoding nuclear factor interleukin-3-regulated protein-like, with translation MNQDRPTCQHQQQQQNATPQLPPPAFMSDSDPWKSCDEDQEESSSKNAHRRAKRNIPETEKDDKYWEKRKRNNLAAKRSRENKRLLESDIRQKVALLEEQNALLRKEIVIIKARYGIPTEQSLLTPGEQAQCILEVKAAREANELRKKRESAGNIDDVSSTSPSVFSVGLHSSLDDSDAEKVCSESSDNSPKVSETTYNLQTSYGPAAYGPFNPSPSWAPAASSSQQGLASNSSGHPFSPSPGHQPKQSSTPSSYQAKHSSPYTRYGPGSMSGYPRPYDFYSMQYGNQSTPRIYEEGYPGAPADLRMNIKRQEEQRACRGQTSLKSPIPQSDFLDDIAAMGYAHGGRPHIGQEQLRRQSADHTSVMSSGFSRLSCDLKNVNADGVKPIMQQDTKLELDLN, from the exons ATGAACCAGGACCGCCCGACTTGCCAGCACCAACAGCAGCAACAAAATGCGACGCCACAGCTGCCACCACCGGCGTTCATGTCCGACTCGGATCCATGGAAGTCGTGCGACGAGGACCAAGAAGAGAGCAGCTCCAAGAACGCGCACAGAAGAGCCAAGAGAAACATTCCGGAGACGGAGAAGGACGACAAGTATtgggagaagagaaagagaaataatttgGCCGCCAAGAGATCTCGCGAGAACAAGAGGCTTCTGGAGAGTGACATCAGACAGAAG gTTGCCCTTTTGGAGGAACAAAATGCTTTATTGCGCAAGGAAATCGTCATCATAAAGGCACGCTATGGAATTCCAACTGAACAAAGTCTGCTTACCCCTGGTGAACAAGCGCAATGCATTCTAGAGGTCAAGGCTGCTCGCGAAGCTAATGAGTTGCGCAAGAAGAGAGAAAGCGCAGGAAATATTGACGACGTATCTTCAACATCTCCCTCAGTGTTCTCTGTGGGGCTGCACTCGTCCCTCGATGATTCTGATGCTGAGAAAGTCTGCAGTGAGTCTTCCGACAACAGCCCAAAAGTAAGTGAGACCACCTACAACTTGCAAACTTCCTACGGTCCTGCTGCTTACGGACCTTTCAATCCATCGCCCAGCTGGGCTCCAGCCGCCAGCTCAAGCCAGCAGGGCTTAGCAAGTAACAGCTCTGGTCATCCTTTCTCCCCTTCTCCTGGTCACCAGCCTAAGCAGTCGTCCACTCCGTCTTCCTACCAGGCCAAGCACAGCTCACCGTACACTCGCTACGGCCCTGGGTCAATGAGTGGGTACCCGAGGCCTTACGACTTCTACAGCATGCAGTACGGAAACCAAAGCACGCCAAGGATTTATGAAGAGGGCTACCCCGGAGCCCCAGCAGACCTCAGAATGAACATCAAGAGACAAGAGGAGCAGAGAGCATGTAGGGGTCAGACCTCTCTGAAATCGCCCATCCCCCAGTCAGATTTTCTAGATGACATCGCGGCGATGGGGTATGCACATGGCGGGCGACCACATATTGGGCAGGAACAGCTGAGGCGTCAAAGCGCTGACCATACTTCTGTCATGAGCAGTGGATTTAGTAGGCTTTCGTGTGACTTGAAAAATGTGAACGCTGATGGAGTAAAACCCATCATGCAACAGGATACCAAATTAGAACTTGACCTGAATTGA